The genomic segment CAAATGCCATCCGGGCGCTGATGCGCGTTATTGACCCAAGCATGGTGCAGGGTCTTGAGCGCTACCTCAAGTCCGCGATTGTGGATCGCCATCCCAGCGTGTCTTGTGCGGCCTTGGTCTCGTCGTACCATCTATACTTCGAATCGCGCGATACCGTGAAGCGCTGGGGCAACGAAATGCAGGAGGCTATTAATATGCGGCCCAGTATTACACAAAGTAGCCCATCCTTTGGTGGTTTCGGCGGCCTGCGTCCAGGGCTCACTCTCCGTTTTGGGGGTGACCGCCAAAATAGCCCCGTGGAACAGGTCAATATGCCGAGCATGAGCTATATGATGCAGTACCATGCGCTCGGTCTCTTGTACTTGACACGTCAGGGCGACCGCATCGCTGTGACTAAAATGGTGCAGCAACTGGGTCAGCCCCGCCAGGGTGTGGTGATCCGCAACCCATATGCACTCTGTATGCTGGTGCGCTATGCAGCCAAGATTGCCGAGGAAGACCCGAATATGCGTGCACCACTAACACAAATGCTCGAGGGCTGGCTGCGTCACAAGAGCGATATGGTCAACTACGAggctgcgcgtgcgctgtgcacTATGAGCGGTGTGAGCGTGGAGCAGCAAACTCGCGCTATTTCCGTGTTGCAAATGTTCTTAtcatcgccacgcacggTGCTCAAGTTTGCAGCTGTGCGAACGCTCGCCGAACTGGCGCAAGTGCGGCCTGCGGCGATTCAGTCGTGCAATGTCGACATGGAGAGCCTCATTACCGATCCAAACCGCAGTGTCGCTACGTATGcgatcgcgacgctgctgaaAACAGGCAACGAGTCTAGTGTCGACCGCCTTATCAAGCAGATCAGCGGATTTATGTCGGACATTAGCGACGAGTTCAAAGTCATTGTCGTCGATGCAATCCGCAGCTTGTCGTTCAAGTTCCCCTCCAAGCAGTCGGCGATGCTGACGTTCCTCGCTGGTGTGCTTCGCGATGAGGGTGGCTACGAATTCAAGCGTGCAGTGGTTGAGGCCATCTTTGCGATGGCGCGGTACGTGAAGGGCTGTAAGGAGGCAGCGCTGAGCCACCTGTGCGAATTTATTGAAGACTGTGAATTCACTAAACTCAATGTGCGAATCCTGCACTTGCTTGGCTCAGAGGGTCCTCACATGCCTGAGCCACACAAGTACATTCGCTTTATCTACAACCGCGTGATCCTGGAGAATGCCATTgtgcgcgctgctgccgtgAACAACCTGGCCAAGTTTGGCATACACAACAAGCACTTGACCGACCGCATccgtgtgctgctgcagcgctgccTCGAGGATGTTGATGACGAGGTACGTGACCGTGCGACCTTTGCGCTACATCTTCTCGATTCGTCTGCGTCCCCTGCGCCCTCTGCTTTGGCGGCTGTGCCGCTGAACGAAGCCCCACCGAACCTAgaggtgctggagcagaGCTTGCAAGCGTATGTCGACTCGATGGCCACATCGAAACCCTTCGACTACGACAGCGTACCACGCGTGTCAGAGGATGCAGCAACCGAGGCACCACCGAGCGACTCGCTGCTGACACTTCATGGCACGTCATCGTCTATGGGCGTCACTGAGGCGGGTGCCAGTGCTGCGACAACTGCCGATATCGAAGGCACACCTCTGGTTGATACATATGCTGACCATGCCTCGTTGCTCGGCAACATTTCTGAGTTTGCATCATACGGCACACTGCTCACAACGTCCCCCATCAGCGCGCCTGTGCAGCTGACAGAGGCCGAAACCGAGTACATTGTGACGGCATACAAGCACGTATTTGCGGAGCATATTGTGCTCCAGTACAATGTCACAAATACGCTGGCCGAAACTGTGCTTGAAGATGTCGTCGTGGTGGTTGGTGGCCTCATGGAGGCCGGCCTCGACGAGGAGTTCATTCTGCCCATCCCTCGACTCTCGGCTGCCGCTCCCAGCGGCACAGTCTACGTGTCACTGCGCCGTGATGCCAACCTACCATTCCCTGTGGCCACGCTTAGCAACACGCTGCGCTTCACCTCCAAGGAGGTCGACCCCTCCAGTGGCGAGCCGGAACCAGAAGGATACCAGGACGAGTACCAGACAGAAGAGCTGGACCTGGGTGTATCTGACTATATCCAACCGGCCGACCTCGACTTTGCTGCCACATGGGACCA from the Malassezia restricta chromosome II, complete sequence genome contains:
- a CDS encoding coatomer subunit gamma, yielding MSFKKDEEVSFRHDKTAVIQEARMFNQSNISPRRCRILLTKILYLLYTGERFSQQEATDLFFGATKLFQNKDAGLRQMVYLAIKELAPYAQDVIMAMASIMKDMQPNTEVVYRPNAIRALMRVIDPSMVQGLERYLKSAIVDRHPSVSCAALVSSYHLYFESRDTVKRWGNEMQEAINMRPSITQSSPSFGGFGGLRPGLTLRFGGDRQNSPVEQVNMPSMSYMMQYHALGLLYLTRQGDRIAVTKMVQQLGQPRQGVVIRNPYALCMLVRYAAKIAEEDPNMRAPLTQMLEGWLRHKSDMVNYEAARALCTMSGVSVEQQTRAISVLQMFLSSPRTVLKFAAVRTLAELAQVRPAAIQSCNVDMESLITDPNRSVATYAIATLLKTGNESSVDRLIKQISGFMSDISDEFKVIVVDAIRSLSFKFPSKQSAMLTFLAGVLRDEGGYEFKRAVVEAIFAMARYVKGCKEAALSHLCEFIEDCEFTKLNVRILHLLGSEGPHMPEPHKYIRFIYNRVILENAIVRAAAVNNLAKFGIHNKHLTDRIRVLLQRCLEDVDDEVRDRATFALHLLDSSASPAPSALAAVPLNEAPPNLEVLEQSLQAYVDSMATSKPFDYDSVPRVSEDAATEAPPSDSLLTLHGTSSSMGVTEAGASAATTADIEGTPLVDTYADHASLLGNISEFASYGTLLTTSPISAPVQLTEAETEYIVTAYKHVFAEHIVLQYNVTNTLAETVLEDVVVVVGGLMEAGLDEEFILPIPRLSAAAPSGTVYVSLRRDANLPFPVATLSNTLRFTSKEVDPSSGEPEPEGYQDEYQTEELDLGVSDYIQPADLDFAATWDQLPASASETFALTALDSLDAACSTLVEILGMQALGGTDVPANPSVHTMTLAGRLANTTGIDTVLARVRMMHQPEEGITMELSVRAPSDEACLFILSAIA